From the genome of Plutella xylostella chromosome 31, ilPluXylo3.1, whole genome shotgun sequence:
AAGTGTTGTATTGTCTCAAAGAACTTTGGGAGTCATGATcacatatacttaatatattatatagttcTACCCTCAATCTTATGAGAacaactcaataaataaaaagaagcaAGTTTTAGTTAGTCGTCCGCTACATTGCACCTGACTACTACTAACTATTGTTGATTATTGATCCCATCAAGTGTGTTATTGATTACcaatcaattttaatttagttttttaaatactaacaaacccttaatcgaattaaaaaattaacaaaagaAAGTAAAAGAAACTTCTATCATATGATCTTTGATATGATagtcacaaaaaacaataacaggaTGCGAAGTAAGTATCAAcaaattcgtaataactcaTGCGGCACCGCCGCGCCACGCCTTAACAACTACGCCACAGTCACTATGACGAAATTGTAAGACATTAACTACCTAATATACACAGTAGTAAAAACAGCGAATACAAACAATATCGTATCGTACTGCTCAAACACTCTTACTTATAGAACAACAACGTGCACTTATCAAAACACACGTCCAATACGTTGTAGTTACAAGGTTTTTACTAGATGGCATCACTGTGCGGACCGTGCCTgcatacttttaggcgcaggccactgTACCTACCAgtagggcgatcacgaaaaacagagctaacgtatagaatcgaatgcgagtgcgactattcgaaagtgctgtcaacctgtcaacaacaaaatggcggtgtatagatttgcgaaagtttgacaggtatcattccataggtcattctcagaataatattatgtacctactttgtggtcattctattcgaaaggtaaaaagtgttcgaaagtgctgtcaagttgacaatagttgATAACTCGTTCATGAttctaaaacaattcaaaacgGAAATTGGATACATCGTAAGTTACAGTTCTTGACTACAACcggtaacatttatatttaaaaaaataggttaatACATTGATACTTACAAGTCTTAGTCGTTTTTCTCTAAATAAGTTAAACTTccttttttcttattttccaaaaaaaactaCGTTGACACGAAAATGAGCAAAGAAAATCAAAGTTTTATGAAGAAAACATGGCGGCTGTCAAAAGCGCCACAGGTTATGAATTTCTTCAACGTTGAATTAAAAAGCCGTTTCTTGATACTTTTTAACATTGCTGTCTACACTAAttccaacaaaatatattgtaggaacaaaattatttaaaaaattagtGGTAcctagtatttattatttttgcacggcaattaaaaaattatagtttcattcatttcactcAAGCTATCCAAACCAAATACGATCTAGCGATATCAAAACGAGATCAAAGTATGTGAGTTATGAGTCGTGAGCACatgtttcgatcctccgttaacgttgcgtatggtcaactgtcactgtcaaaatgtaaggcaaagttagtgtCACGTTTTTGAACATTGTGGATATCATCTCGTAACTCGTTCGTAtcgttttacaaatatttcggtTGATATATGAATCGCGCCCctgtttttcgtgatcgccctacAGTATGCGACGCGCGACAAAATGTGGTAAAACATGTTCGTACCTACATCTATATTATATCGTATaagtactaagccgaaagaaaCAACTGTGGTTCTCTAAGACTTTTGGCTTTTTTTTCTACGAAGGCAATCATACCAAGTACTCAATAGAAAACCGAACACTAGCAATTAATaagcttgtcaaatctgatgaaacttgtatggatctcacagatgtttgacaggcgagcgacgctgaTTATTTgagctgcttatggattgttaattgctaatgtgtctgTGGTGGCAATGTTGCAGGATTATTTTTGGATCAAAAAGTTAGATAAGTACCCCAGAATGTATAGAAGGAACAGAACTGTCAGTTTAGAAAGGCTAGCAAGAGTCATCgtgatatttattattctggAACAATGATATGATTCCCGAGCTTTCAAAGAGCTAGAGATTGGAGTAGCAGCTACATAGAATAGGTACTCTAAATTCCAAAACGATGTGATGTCGATGTTCTAATCTTACTTCTAGAAGTAATAAAAGATCCCTGCTTCAATTtccttaaatataaagtattaAAGTTAATAACATGTTCAGAATTCCATTTTCATATTGCCCTTTCCACCACAGCTTCTTCGTCGGCATCGAAAGAAGCCGCATCCGGGCCGGCTCGAGCCTCCGTGGGGAGGGCGGGCAGGTTGTCCACCTCAAGTCCTTTATAGTCCACCCCGGCTACGGCGTCGCCGCCCCGCACGACTCGGACCTCGCTCTAGTGGAACTTGAGAGGCCACTGACCTGGTCTGATGCTGTGAGGCCAGCCGCCATCTACGCCTTTGGCACTGAAGTGCCTGATGACTCTGCGGTCCAGGTTGTTGGATGGGGCGATACTGTGGTAAGTTTAGcttttttgtatgtaaaacTCTGATTACACCTATCGGGGAGAGCAGTGgtcgagacagtatcctcagCCGAGCACTCGTTCTCTCTCGCTTActagccgttcattggtcgTGGATCGGCTGAGGATACAATCCCGACACTCTGTTCGGTAGTTGTAACAAGGGTACATAATAAGCGTTTGTCATCGTGGTCAAAGGATTAGTGAGACAGATTAAGTGCCAATATCTctattgtcggttatctaaccgacagggattgatttataaattaaacgtcatctccatataaaattcatgacgtATGTattgtgtcaaaagttaaccactactccctggttatgctctaaccgagaatggagaaattggcactaaatgtCGGTGACTGTGCCCCAGGTGTATCTGTACATGGTACATTTAATATGCCCCAAACGTTTGACAAATTAGATGTGTGAGTAGAGTTGCTAACCTATAGGTCCATGCACAATAATCCCCATCTCCTTACAGGGTGATTCCCTCGAAAGCTCGTCGGGCAACTACGCATCAACCCTGCAAGAGGTCACCCTCTTCACCGAAAACACGGAAGAATGCAAAATGATCTACGAAGGGGAAGAAGTGGTGACTGACAACATGATCTGTGCTGGCAGCCAAGGGGTGGGGGACAAGGATGCCTGTGCTGGGGACTCGGGCGGCCCAGTTTACTACGCTGACAGAGGCACTGATGTTCTGGTGGGAGTGACGTCGTGGGGTCCACAGCCTTGTGGGAACCCCGTGCAACCAGGAGTCTTCGTCAAGGTCTCCGCCTTCACCAGGTGGATTTTGAGCAATGTCGTCTGAAATACTCTTGAATAAATGGTTCTGATTGAAACCTTTTTGTTTTCGTTTTAACACTTTAGAAAGGGAAGCTTAATAATATATCATAGCATAGATTTGCGTTGTTACATAGAAAAtctaaacatatttattattaggtaggtaattaggtaaGGTAACGCGTCCGTATTCAGAGGTAAATCacaacattatttaaaagtactttagtaagtaaataagaaaattaagCTTTTGTAACTATCActaattgatgaaaaaattgTAATATGTAGGAAAATaagtacaaacatacaattttatatttcttcacaCAGTATCATTGATAACACACTTATTAATTGAAATTTCATGCATTGTTATActtcgatttaaaattataaaaacactcaccataaaattacttaacataccgaattCCAAGAAAACATTGAGACGTTTTGACGATAATACGATGTTGTACGTCTGTAATTCGGTAAGGATTGAGTCTTAAAAAGTTGAacccaaaaaaaaatgggTATCACCATTTTCGTGATatcttttaatatacttaatcaaaagcatctaaaattaaattttaaactgaTTTATATCTGCTAACCATATAAATTCATATCAAATGAAATTATATATACCACTCGACAGGTGAGATTTCAAATAAcagatttaaataagtaaaaacagCATAGAAAATCGAGGCCATACAGTCATGTCAACCCTGCATTCCCTAAAGtttggagagccgagcgcagcgaggcaatactTAACATAACCGATAAATTCTTAACCctattaattcatattttaaaaatctttcAAAAACAATACACGTGTTATAGCTCCGTTTCATTTTTTGTAGGTAGTCAAAGTTTATGGTACCGAGTACTTAAATCAATCATACTTATTACAATATGTATTTACCAACACCTTACTTATTCAGCATTgcgattctgtaaaatcagaCTTCACTTCACATCTCACTTCGATCTTCATTCTCCCTTCACCTTTTCACTTTACGTTCGAACAGTAATGACATTATATGtcatctcatacattatttgtcaaaatctcgaaattcgaTGTGTCTACGGAAATTGCAGAATGCCAATTTGAAAACTCACTCCGGATTTAGAATCGAGTTTTGATAATTAGCTTTATAGAatcgcaataaaaaaaaataattcagaTAATAAAATCCAAGAACGTGACATCCAGATGAGTGacattgaaattaaaattacagttaaattataaaaacactcATTAAAATTCATGCACCagatcaaaaatataataaaatacaataaatttacaacaCAATCCACATAAAatgattaaattaatcaatgtagcaaaaaaatcaacaaattactcACGTCAATACACGGTTGTGTCCAGGGGACACAGTTACGCCCACTTTTATTCATCAAATTTATATGTAACTCGACCTAAGGATTCCATGTGAAATAAAGTTTaatgtaaatacatataagAATGTACCATAATTATACTAATTTTTAACTGCAAAGATGAAGGtcctataggtacatttaaaaacacacacttttatcaagtacagtagtactactagtactcgttattctatgcttttattaaatatggctgacgattaaatataattttagtgtacttattaaaacgagtaataatcataataacaaatgtacggtcagctgcatacacttttgtaccttgtcaaactgactacataacaaaccgtcaatgtttgaataggcagtttgtgagtttgacaaggtacaaaagtgtactgGCTAAAGCTGACTGTAACTCGAAAGTATGGATGCCATGAATACCGCCGGATAGGGATTCATTACATTAGTTCTgtctattttaataataaaattgtttgctTTTCCcatcgaagtagaaaaaagGCAGAAGGAATCTCGCTTACTAAAAATGAGGCACAACTATGGCGGTGACATGAGAGTGTGTGGGTGCGTAGGTGCGATGTAATTGGTTAATGGCGGAGCACATCAGT
Proteins encoded in this window:
- the LOC125491092 gene encoding trypsin-like: MCFFVGIERSRIRAGSSLRGEGGQVVHLKSFIVHPGYGVAAPHDSDLALVELERPLTWSDAVRPAAIYAFGTEVPDDSAVQVVGWGDTVGDSLESSSGNYASTLQEVTLFTENTEECKMIYEGEEVVTDNMICAGSQGVGDKDACAGDSGGPVYYADRGTDVLVGVTSWGPQPCGNPVQPGVFVKVSAFTRWILSNVV